In the genome of Sebastes fasciatus isolate fSebFas1 chromosome 23, fSebFas1.pri, whole genome shotgun sequence, the window tgactagtctaaatgtaattacagatatctagaattagagttatgactagtctaaatgtaattacagatatatagaattagagttatgactagtctaaatgtaattacagatgtatagaattagagttatgactagtctaaatgtaattacagatgtatagaattagagttatgactagtctaaatgtaattacagatatctagaattagagttacgactagtctaaatgtaattacagatgtatagaattagagttatgactagtctaaacagcgttgcagatatctctgatGAATCTCCTGTCCAGCTATTAAATGTTGAAACAGTTTGCCATAGAAGTGGGCTTGTTTCTGAAAGCTTCAAACTCTCCACAGACTGCTGAGCTTCACCTGACAggacacacctgtctgtctggaggcctttcccatttcaCAGTTCCTACATCCTCCATTCCtttcctcgactcctctcctcacgtcttagtcccgcccaccagagatgtgagctgaggaggcgaggaagagacgcgaggagagaggagttgaggcaacaggcttttaacaaaatgagccctcctctcctcagagccgtcattttaaagccacatcaattaaatatgacatgtggcCTCTTTGATACgtcacaggtgtctctgttcacatttctatttcatcaatttgtgtgttattttaactaaaTTCTATATTCACCCACCAGCAGCTCATTTTATAtgaatgttccctttaaaccagaaggctggatttattctattacatcagggctgtgtattggaaagaatctggtgatacgatgcgtatcatgatacaggggttaccattcagtatatcaccatatattgtaattcttttaatttaattttaggaaaactgtcatagtataaagaacacaacatcatatgcatcaaatctgagtaaaaaaagttacttttaatgcaattaacatttatcacagtccctgtaacatccaacatcatagcactacgttggctaacacttcattttacagctccgcAACTTCCATGGTGATTAGGTGATAataagcaagtaacctatttgatatttctttggaattactgccaaattaccccaatatttacctcaaaatctatctaagactactttattataaacattatttactaattatctGCTCAAATATCATGtaaaggttaaaatagggccctgaggCTTGAGAAGAGGCTGTGTGCTGCTAGATAATCGATGGCAGGGACCGCTCTGAACTCCTCCAGTTGGAATCACTGAATTGTTGTTTCATGACATCTTTTTATTGAGtgtctggtgtcttttatctctctctatttcatcttctatcatctctccagactctgtcaggctggtgaatgggactagtctgtgctcaggcagactggaggtgaagactaacccctctaaccagtggtggtcctcagtgtgtgaagctgactttgaccagcaggatgcagaggtggtctgtagggagcttggctgtggggctccttcagtcctccagggggcgctctatggagacgtggaggcttcaatgtggaccaaagagttccagtgtggaggaactgagtctgctctcctggactgtagaagctcaggctcagatagaaacacctgctcacctggcaaagctgttggactcacctgctcaggtagaagaggagctgcagctctgatctggttcatttctgttctaatgaaactcactttattcttttactgatgactctcttgtttctgttcagagcctgtcaggttggtgggaggagacagtcgctgtgcaggaacactggagctgaaacagggagactggagaccagtgaGTGGCCGTTACTGGACCCTGAAGGAAGCAGCAGCTGTCTGCAGAGActtggactgtggctctgctgtttctgtagaagagagaaaggagtcctcagtcagatctgtgtggaggatcaggtctgactgtgttcagtctggatctgctctgagggagtgtgcaaCATCAGATTACTCTGACTCCATCCTgaatctcacctgctcaggtaagcccatcagtgacatcatctatgacatcatctatgacagtaatgtctccagtatgttccttcctccgtcacagtgacagtcggtggtttccattggactgaactgtaaagttatccaggacaatgacatcctaaagtgtagagaagtgtatggagagctgttttaacatttaatagctcagcttgactatcaagaattaacattagagatatctacaactacattctgactagtcgtaatcacattgtgactagtcagagttcttattccagatatctataacctcattgtgactagtcagagttcttattccagatatctataacctcattgtgactagtcaaaactacatttagagatatctgtaattcagttctgactatcctcaataacagttacagatatctcaaacctcattatgaccagtcagaattaaattgtagatatctgaaactggagttacgactagtcataattcagttgtggatatctgtaatgagaaaccccatacacatgaatggtaaaagtagttttgatcgtactagtctaaatgtaattacagatatctataaTTAGAGTTacgactagtctaaatgtaatttacagatgtatagaattagagttatgactagtctaaacagcgttgcagatatctagaattagagttatgactagtctaaatgtaattacagatgtatagaattagagttatgactagtctaaacagcgttgcagatatctctgatGAATCTCCTGTCCAGCTATTAAATGTTGAAACAGTTTGCCATAGAAGTGGGCTTGTTTCTGAAAGCTTCAAACTCTCCACAGACTGCTGAGCTTCACCTGACAggacacacctgtctgtctggaggcctttcccatttcaCAGTTCCTACATCCTccattcctttcctcgcctcctctcctcacgtcttagtcccgcccaccagagatgtgagctgaggaggcgaggaagagacgcgaggagagaggagttgaggcaacaggcttttaacaaaatgagccctcctctcctcagagccgtcattttaaagccacatcaattaaatatgacatgtggcCTCTTTGATACgtcacaggtgtctctgttcacatttctatttcatcaatttgtgtgttattttaactaaaTTCTATATTCACCCACCAGCAGCTCATTTTATAtgaatgttccctttaaaccagaaggctggatttattctattacatcagggctgtgtattggaaagaatctggtgatacgatgcgtatcatgatacaggggttaccattcagtatatcaccatatattgtaattcttttaatttaattttaggaaaactgtcatagtataaagaacacaacatcatatgcataaaatctgagtaaaaaaagttacttttaatgcaattaacatttatcacagtccctgtaacatccaacatcatagcactacgttggctaacacttcattttacagctcctcAACTTTCATGGTGATTAGGTGATAataagcaagtaacctatttgatatttctttggaattactgccaaattaccccaatatttacctcaaaatctatctaagactactttattataaacattatttattaattatctgCTCAAATATCATGtaaaggttaaaatagggccctgaggCTTGAGAAGAGGCTGTGTGCTGCTAGATAATCGATGGCAGGGACCGCTCTGAACTCCTCCAGTTGGAATCACTGAATTGTTGTTAATGACATCTTTTTATTGAGtgtctggtgtcttttatctctctctatttcatcttctatcatctctccagactctgtcaggctggtgaatgggactagtctgtgctcaggcagactggaggtgaagactaacccctctaaccagtggtggtcctcagtgtgtgaagctgactttgaccagcaggatgcagaggtggtctgtagggagcttggctgtggggctccttcagtcctccagggggcgctctatggagacgtggaggcttcaatgtggaccaaagagttccagtgtggaggaactgagtctgctctcctggactgtagaagctcaggctcagagagaaacacctgctcacctggcaaagctgttggactcacctgctcaggtagaagaggagctgcagctctgatctggttcatttctgttctaatgaaactcactttattcttttactgacgactctcttgtttctgttcagagcctgatgatgtcaggttggtgggaggagacagtcgctgtgcaggaacactggagctgaaacagggagactggagaccagtgaGTGGCCGTTACTCTAGCTGGACCCTGAAGAAAGCAGCAGCTGTCTGCAGAGActtggactgtggctctgctgtttctgtagaagagagaaaggagtccTCAGACAGATCTGTGTGGTGGATCAGGtctgactgtgttcagtctggatctgctctgagggagtgtgcaaCATCAGGTTCCTCTAAGTCCATCCTgaatctcacctgctcaggtaagcccatcagtgacatcatctatgacatcatctatgacagtaatgtttccagtatgttccttcctccgtcacagtgacagtcggtggtttccattggactgaactgtaaagttatccaggacaatgacatcctaaagtgtagagaagtgtatggagagctgttttaacatttaatagctcagcttgactatcaagaattaacattagagatatctacaactacattctgactagtcgtaatcacattgtgactagtcagagttcttattccagatatctataacctcattgtgactagtcaaaactacatttagagatatctgtaattcagttctgactatcctaaataacagttacagatatctcaaacctcattatgaccagtcagaattaaattgtagatatctgaaactggagttacgactagtcataattcagttgtggatatctgtaatgagaaaccccatacacatgaatggtaaaagtagttttgatcatactagtctaaatgtaaatacagatatctagaattagagttatgactagtctaaatgtaattacagacatatagaattagagttatgactagtctaaacagcgttgcagatatctctgatGAATCTCTTGTCCAGCTATTAAATGTTGAAACAGTTTGCCATAGAAGTGGGCTTGTTTCTGAAAGCTTCAAACTCTCCACAGACTGCTGAGCTTCACCTGACAggacacacctgtctgtctggaggcCTTTTCCATTTCACAGTTCCTACATCCTccattcctttcctcgcctcctctcctcgcgtcttagtcccgcccaccagagatgtgagctgaggaggcgaggaagagacgcgaggagagaggagttgaggcaacaggcttttaacaaaatgagccctcctctcctcagagccgtcattttaaagccacatcaattaaatatgacatgtggcCTCTTTGATACgtcacaggtgtctctgttcacatttctatttcatcaatttgtgtgttattttaactaaaTTCTATATTCACCCACCAGCAGCTCATTTTATAtgaatgttccctttaaaccagaaggctggatttattctattacatcagggctgtgtattggaaagaatctggtgatacgatgcgtatcatgatacaggggttaccattcagtatatcaccatatattgtaattcttttaatttaattttaggaaaactgtcttagtataaagaacacaacatcatatgcataaaatctgagtaaaaaaagttacttttaatgcaattaacatttatcacagtccctgtaacatccaacatcatagcactacgttggctaacacttcattttacagctcctcAACTTTCATGGTGATTAGGTGATAataagcaagtaacctatttgatatttctttggaattactgccaaattaccccaatatttacctcaaaatctatctaagactactttattataaacattatttattaattatctgCTCAAATATCATGtaaaggttaaaatagggccctgaggCTTGAGAAGAGGCTGTGTGCTGCTAGATAATCGATGGCAGGGACCGCTCTGAACTCCTCCAGTTGGAATCACTGAATTGTTGTTTCATGACATCTTTTTATTGAGtgtctggtgtcttttatctctctctatttcatcttctatcatctctccagactctgtcaggctggtgaatgggactagactgtgctcaggcagactggaggtgaagactaacccctctaaccagtggtggtcctcagtgtgtgaagctgactttgaccagcaggatgcagaggtggtctgtagggagcttggctgtggggctccttcagtcctccagggggcgctctatggagacgtggaggcttcaatgtggaccaaagagttccagtgtggaggaactgagtctgctctcctggactgtagaagctcaggctcagagagaaacacctgctcacctggcaaagctgttggactcacctgctcaggtagaagaggagctgcagctctgatctggttcatttctgttctaatgaaactcactttattcttttactgacgactctcttgtttctgttcagagcctgatgatgtcaggttggtgggaggagacagtcgctgtgcaggaacactggagctgaaacagggagactggagaccagtgaGTGGCTATTACTCTGGCTGGACCCTGAAGGAAGCAGCAGCTGTCTGCAGAGActtggactgtggctctgctgtttctgtagaagagagaaaggagtccTCAGACAGATCTGTGTGGTGGATCAGGtctgactgtgttcagtctggatctgctctgagggagtgtgcaaCATCAGGTTCCTCTAAGTCCATCCTgaatctcacctgctcaggtaagcccatcagtgacatcatctatgacatcatctatgacagtaatgtttccagtatgttccttcctccgtcacagtgacagtcggtggtttccattggactgaactgtaaagttatccaggacaatgacatcctaaagtgtagagaagtgtatggagagctgttttaacatttaatagctcagcttgactatcaagaattaacattagagatatctacaactacattctgactagtcgtaatcacattgtgactagtcagagttcttattccagatatctataacctcattgtgactagtcaaaactacatttagagatatctgtaattcagttctgactatcctaaataacagttacagatatctcaaacctcattatgaccagtcagaattaaattgtagatatctgaaactggagttacgactagtcataattcagttgtggatatctgtaatgagaaaccccatacacatgaatggtaaaagtagttttgatcgtactagtctaaatgtaattacagatgtatagaattagagttatgactagtctaaatgtaattacagatgtatagaattagagttatgactagtctaaacagcgttgcagatgtctataactacattctgactagtcagttCTTATTCCAGTAATCTATAACCTCCAAATGAGTTCAAATGAtagttagagatatctgtaattcagttctgactatcctaaataacagttacagataaaCGTTTAAAGGGAAACGGCGGTGCATTGAACACTCTGTTGTGCTACGCGAATGCACTGCCTTTATAATACGGCGGGGTTCGTGCACGTCGCGGCTGATTGGGTAACACCTCTGACACACCCACCAAATGAGAGGAAACGCACCTCAAAGCCTGTTGTGCACCATTTCCAGGAAACACGCCGTTCAACCCAGAAACCGTAGCAAACCAGTGCACGCTGTTTTCAGACTGAACGTGCTCCGGCTCTCAGCCAATCATCTCTTTGTGTTTACagacctgctgcttcagcccAACATCTCTGGGTCCTCCTCCGTGGACCGGGTCTCCGAGGCCCAGCAGCAGGGGTTTCACGTGCTCAGGGACTCCACCTTCACCATCAGCTGCTCCGTCCAGCCACAGTACCCAGGAGGTTCCTTCCATCtcaccttcacctcctccacctcagcACTCAACTACAcccagccagctgtcaatcactccgcccacttcctgtttcctgctgcaGAGCCCGCCCACCAAGGAAGCTACAGATGTGTTTATCACGTCTATGTTTTTTCTCACGACTTCTTCTCTGAGAGCCGTCTGATCTCTCTCACCGTCGCAGGTAAGctgactgtttacatgcaggTTTGGAAAATGTGGAAATGATCAGCTGACAACAGAGAAGCTTTCATTCTGTAATCAAGGATTGggcttattttaataattaaggaCTTTGATTATTTCATAAGaagtttacttaattttgtattttaatattttcttttttcataagaatttaacttaattttgtaattaaggAATTTACATAATTTTGTCATTATgaattttgcttattttttataattaaggattttacttaatttgtaatgaaggaattttttttatttcattataatttTCCTATCTTTGTATTTAAGAAGTTTGATGAATTTTGTCGGAGCCTTCAGAGATCATAGGgattaaaacatgaataaaagttAGAGGTTTATTCTACGTGGAGATGACGTCACTTTAGGACGTCTGCTCACAACCgattacagagagagatgtagtactagtagttcatttaagtagtactagtagtacttcaTCAAAGTACTTTAAGGGTTATGACATGTTCAGTCATAATAAGTCTgtgcatgttgttgtttgtggaaTGACACTGTGACTACTGTCATTGTGTTCCACATGTCATATAGTAACCACACTTGTACAAAGTGGATGAATGTCAACAGCAAACAGTCTGCTGGAGGACGGAGCATGTTTGGTTGTAAACATATAAAAGTCTCACTAAAGTCACGTCAGTTGTATTTCTACAGATTAATCTCAGAGGACTTTCTAATCTGTCCAACAAAGAACAGTCTCCGTCCTCAGAGCCTGGATTCACATAAAGAGGATTGAAGAAGTGCTTTTAGATTTCAGGTCACtacagtttgtgtttaatgggagctgttggactcatgatgtcatgtgatgtgatgtgatgactgTCCATGTGTTTGATCAGATCTAAGGCCTTTCATCATCAGAGCGATCGTCCTGCCGCTGATTCTGCTGTTGGCGAACATTGGCCTTTACTTCTACTATAAGGTACTGACACACGTCTGTTGTTCAGACCGCTGACTGACATGAAGCACTCAGTCTGTGTTTATTgaagtgaagagagaggagtgatgcAGGAAGTCACATCTGTGTGCTGTCATGTGTCTCCAGGGCAAGAGGGGGCAGAGGCCGAGCAGACGGGAGAAGGCTGAGCCGGATTATTATAACCTGGGTGTTCCTGCAGCTGAAGAGGAAGGAGCTCAGGGAGCAGAGTAGCACCTCCAAGGAGCTCATCTCACATCCagatggatttataacacacaacccagcagcagctcattttaGACGCATGTTCCCTTTAAACAAGAAGGCTGCTTCTATTCTATTACATCATATACTATCATTTGTTTCACTCTCAACatgaaaaccaacaatgtgttagtctcttgtagcccattggttcctcctgaagatgtaaatctctaaaaacacctcacaaacaTAAAGTGTCATTGAAAACTAGACTTGAAAGCAGGAATACCGGAGTCCGACCCAGGCCGATCGGGAACAATGCTTTATATTAAATTAAGATAAATGTAGAACATTGATATATATCCTCTAAAGTCTGTATTACCTGTCAAATCTGAAGACAATTGAAGAATGAAATCCTGAGATCAGAGTAAAAACATGTCACAGAGCCACCGACTGTTGGATCTGTAGATCTGGAGCACATCCAGGGTTGGTGAAGCACATCTGCTGCCACGTTGACAATCTGTTGGTGTTTGTGATTCAAAAATAtctataatgaatgaatgaatcaaagtCATGTAGCCAGCAAACAAAGTAGAGGATTAAAAACCAGAGGCTGTTTTCACACCAGTTTCATCTGGTTAGTGACACATGAACTTTATGAGCTCACTTTAGCGCTCCCTTGTGGTTCACATGGCTCATTTATTGTTGTGAGCAGGACCACATTTAGCTTATAAAATAACCATAATAATACCATTGGGAGCAAAAATATAAGAGTATTAACAGCTTATAGTGTGATGAAGGAATTTTAGTATTTCATTAGAATTT includes:
- the LOC141762352 gene encoding scavenger receptor cysteine-rich type 1 protein M160-like, whose amino-acid sequence is MAGTALNSSNSVRLVNGTSLCSGRLEVKTNPSNQWWSSVCEADFDQQDAEVVCRELGCGAPSVLQGALYGDVEASMWTKEFQCGGTESALLDCRSSGSDRNTCSPGKAVGLTCSEPVRLVGGDSRCAGTLELKQGDWRPVSGRYWTLKEAAAVCRDLDCGSAVSVEERKESSVRSVWRIRSDCVQSGSALRECATSDYSDSILNLTCSDLLLQPNISGSSSVDRVSEAQQQGFHVLRDSTFTISCSVQPQYPGGSFHLTFTSSTSALNYTQPAVNHSAHFLFPAAEPAHQGSYRCVYHVYVFSHDFFSESRLISLTVADLRPFIIRAIVLPLILLLANIGLYFYYKGKRGQRPSRREKAEPDYYNLGVPAAEEEGAQGAE